In Candidatus Eisenbacteria bacterium, the DNA window GTGTCGTTCGCCAGCGCGCGGAGCGGCACACCGGCCAGGAGAGCCGCGACAACGAGGCACGTTGTTGCGCGCATCATTGCCTCTCCTTCTTCCGCACCAACGTCATTCCACATTTCGGGCACTTCGATGGGATGCTGTCGGTCACCTCTGGGTGCATAGGACAAACATAGAGAGCGGTTTGCTGCGTAGATCGGAGCGTCTGCGTTGACTTCGTTGAGGGCGGCGCCGGTCCGCCCTGCTTCTTTGCACCGCCACCGGATCCATGCTCGGGGCGGCTCGGGGATTTGAGGTGCTGTGGCGTGGTGGGGGTGGTCTTACTGTCCGCGGGCCGCTCGAATCCGGCAACCTCGACCGGCTGATCGAACTCATCCGGCCGCAGTCGGGAACCCGCGACATCGGCGGGCGCCTCCGCCGCACGCGGATTGGCCGGGTCGGACGCCGGCACTCGCGCCGGCCGGGCTCCCGCCCCACAGCCGGTGAGCATTGCCGCGAAGAAGAGCGCAGTGAGCCTCGGAACCTTTGTCATTTCCTACTGCTCTCCTCCTGCAGCCGTGCGCTCACGATGCGTCCGGTCGGCCCCGCGCTTCACACCGGGGCTACTTCTTCGTATTCACGCTCATGTCGGACGCAGCCTTGACCTCCGAAACGTCGATGCCCTTCATGCCGCCCCGCTCCAGGAGGGCGCCGCGGACCGACACAGTCTTACCGGCCATTCCCTTCAGGCTGTTGTAGGGGTCTGGGTTGTCATGGTTCATCACCAGTAGATACGTTGTGCCCTGCGAAGTCAGGAGCCCTATGGGCATGCCGGCGTTGATGCACTTCGTCGCACACGACACGTGGCTCGCACCGCGAGCGGCGTGACCGAGGTAGCACCCGGTGTCCACGACCTCACCCGTGATGACCGCAGACTTGTGCTTGGACATTTCGTGCGCTCCCGCGCCCAAGGGGATTCCGAGGAGCGCGGAAAGCGATACAGCGATGACTGCGCGTTTCATAGTGGTTCCTCCATACGGATATTCCGTGACCTAACCAACCGAGCCGAATACGACGCGGCTGATGCTTGGTGGATTGGAAACTGAACTTCTGCGGAGACCCGCGACAGACGCGCAGGCTCTTCCGATCACACGGAAGCGCGTGGAGTGGCGAAACGACCGCCACGCGACTTGCAGCGGCTCGAGGGCTAGCTTTTAGGAGCGGAGAACAGTGTACAGAGGCGCGGGAACAGGTGGGCCGAGAGCATCCTGGGTCGGCTTCGGACGGAAACCGGGCCGAGCCGTTGCCACTGGGGGATCGCCGAATGCGACCGAGAGCGCCGCGAGGGTTGAGGTGGACCCCCGATCGGAGGGCCCCGTGTAGGCTTCGACCTTGTTCATTGGTTGGACGCGTTCGCACAGCATCCGCGGGCACGGGGACCTGCCGTGGTCGGCCCGCTTTCCCTGGCCTTCCTCTCCATCCTGATGGCAGGCATCTCGGTGCTGGGCGCCCTGCGCACATACGTAGGCGCAGAGAGGAGACAGGAATATACCCCAGAGCACCAGCGCAGATGCAAAAGCTGAAACCCATCGACGGGGTTGCCGCGTCGCCGACCCGGGTCTTGGGGCAAAGGGCTTCATGGCTCGTTTAGGATGCTTCCAGGGACCGTGCGGTTACAAGACGTTTCTCTCCGCTGGGTCAAACACCGTGTATTTCCGTGTGGTTCCATGAGCGGCTGGCGAGCTTCATAGCGTGGTTAGGATGCTTCCGGGCGCGGTGCAGTTGCAAGAGGTTGTCTCCAGGACGATCCAATTGACCGAACCCATCCCTGGAGCGCATCGTCAGCAGCGTCATGCATGTGTCACCCGCCCTTCCCGTTGCCTACTGCCTACTGGCCGCCATGCTGTTCGGCGCCTCCACACCGGTCTCCAAGGCGCTCCTCGGGTCCTTCGGCCCCTTCACGCTCGCCGGACTCCTCTACCTCGGGGCCGCGCTTGCCGTCATTCCATTCTCCTTCCGCGGCGGGTCTGCTGAATTGCGACGCGATGGCCGGCAGAGGCGCCTGCTCGGCTCCGCGGTGCTCTTCGGCGGTGTCGCGGGCCCAGTGTTCCTCCTGTTCGGCCTACGCGCCTCGCCGGCCGCTTCCGTCTCGCTCTGGCTCAATGTCGAGGTCGTGGCGACCGCTCTCCTTGCGTGGAGCTTCTTCCACGAGCACCTTGACCGCCGCACAGTGATCGCCGCTGGGTCGGTCCTCCTCGGTGGGCTCCTTCTCGCCGCACCGGCGGGAGTCGCAGGTCTGCGCGCGGGAGCATGGGTCGCCCTTGCGTGCATGTGCTGGGGTCTCGATAACAACCTGACCGCACTGGTAAGCGGTTTCACACCTCCGCAAACTACAGCCGTGAAGGGCCTCGTTGCAGGAACCGTGAACCTCGCGCTCGGGGTTCTGTTCGAAGGCTCGCCACCCGCGGGAATCGCACTCCTTCTCGCGTTGCTCGTCGGGGGCCTCGCCTACGGATTTTCGATCGCGCTCTACATCTCGGGAGCTCAGCTGCTCGGCGCAAGTCGATCCCAGCTCCTTTTCTCAACTTCGCCGTTTTGGGGCGTCGTCCTGGCGTGGACGCTCTTCCGCGAGCCGGTGCTCCCGGCACAGATCGCCGCCGCACCGCTCATGACCGCGGGGCTCTATTTCATGCTCACGGCGCGGCACGAGCACGAGCACACGCACGTCGCGATGTTCCACGCCCACAGCCACCGACACGACGACGGTCATCACAACCATGTCCACCCGGGGCTGCCGGCCTGGGTGCGACACACGCACGCGCACTACCACGAACCGACGACCCACACCCACCCACACGTGCCGGACTTACATCACCGGCACGAGCATTGACCTTGTCAGGGAAGTGGATCACGTGCTGGTGAAACGGTCCGCATCTGCGCGCCGCCTGCCCCCGATGGTATACAATCAGACGCGCTTAAGACGCCTAAGAGGTGCCGGAATGACGCTAACGACCGCCACGACACTTACGCTTCTGCTCACCCTACTCGCCCCGGGTGCCGCTCTCGCGGGCGCCATTCGCGGATTTGTGCGCACACCCGGCGGTCAGCCGCTCGTCCAAGCGCGGGTCACGCTCATGAGCCCGGATACGGTCGAGTTTCGGGAGCGTCGAACGGATCCAGCGGGTCGGTTCATCTTCGGGTCAATCGCCCCCGGTTCCTGGATCCTCGGGGCTTCCAAGAGGGGAACCGCCTACGCGGAGACGCTCCTCGCTCTCGGCGGGAGCGACCTCGACGTCGATTTCACCCTCGGTCCGGACCCGCACTTGGGTCGCTGGTCGGTGATCGGCACGACGGATCCCGAGAACCTCTACGCGACCAATTCCGGAAGCCTCCTTCCAGACGGACGCATTCTTTACTGCCATAACACGAAAGATCCGGTGATCTTTGATCCGGTCACAGGCACCAAGTCGTTTCCGGTCTCGTCTCCTTCTCAGCAGGGGTGCCACGTCACCTCGCTGCTGGAAGATGGGCGTCTCATCTTCATCGGTGGCCAGGGAAGCGACGACTTCCGCGACGCAATCCGAACCGTCAAGACCTTCAACGGAACGTCGGGCGAGTGGCTCGTGCTCCCTGATTTGATCGAGGAGCGCTGGTACCCCGGGCTCGCCCGGCTCGCCGACGGCAGGCTTCTCGTGATGGGCGGAGGGCAGAGCCCCAATGCTCAGCGCACTCCCACGTGCGAGATCTACGACCCCTCATTGACTCAATGGAGCCCCGCTGCCCCGATGTCGCTCGCCTCCGATTACCCGCCTGCCGTTCTTCTCTACAGCGGCAAGGTACTCCGCTCCTGGT includes these proteins:
- a CDS encoding EamA/RhaT family transporter, producing the protein MHVSPALPVAYCLLAAMLFGASTPVSKALLGSFGPFTLAGLLYLGAALAVIPFSFRGGSAELRRDGRQRRLLGSAVLFGGVAGPVFLLFGLRASPAASVSLWLNVEVVATALLAWSFFHEHLDRRTVIAAGSVLLGGLLLAAPAGVAGLRAGAWVALACMCWGLDNNLTALVSGFTPPQTTAVKGLVAGTVNLALGVLFEGSPPAGIALLLALLVGGLAYGFSIALYISGAQLLGASRSQLLFSTSPFWGVVLAWTLFREPVLPAQIAAAPLMTAGLYFMLTARHEHEHTHVAMFHAHSHRHDDGHHNHVHPGLPAWVRHTHAHYHEPTTHTHPHVPDLHHRHEH